attaagatGAAAACTCATATGCAgttaaatttacaaaaaaataataattaagaatCGCTAAATAACTTAacatatttaactaaattatcaATTTTGGAGAGAGTTTTCACCCATAATTAAACATATAATCATATTATAAAATGAAATGAAGGGCCTTACCGTCTGCTGGTGATTGGTTGACGGGTTGACTgactttggagtctactctggAAAAGTCCCCAAAAAATTATGTAAAGTAAGTTGTAACTCCCAAACCCACGTCGATGGCAAAGCCTAATAATATATAAACAGAGAGATGGCCACAACCACAACGCACTTCATAGCACGATGGAGTATCCAAACCCGAGAGGCAAGATAATGATGATGAAGCCTCTGCTTTCTTTTTGTCTTGTCAGTCTTTTGCTTTCCTtgcttctcttcatcttctactCCTTGAAGCCCTTCCTCCTCCAGCAGTTCTCCAAGACCTGCATCTTCCTTCTCTGCAATGGACTCATGTTCTTCATAGCCATCAACTCTGGTCTCAATGCATCCCCGCCAGAAGAAGAAAACACTTTGATGATAGTGGAACGTGAGAATTCATTGCAAGACACTCTTGAACAAGAAGACTTCGAAGACAAGATTGTAACCATGGTAGAACAACAAGTTGAGAGAGAGGGAGAGCCAAATAATTCTATAGTGATCGTTGATGGACATGGTGCAGTGGACACAGAGGAGTTAAACAAGAAATGCGAAGAATTCATTAAGAAGATGAAAGCAGCATTCAACTCTGAAGCAAGAGATAACCGGTGGCTGGTCCCTGCATATTATCCTCCTCTTTCTCTTCTAACTTAAAAAAAACTGATAAGGTGTCATAGTTGTAGAAATTTTTggtcacttttttttttttgcatgtTTGCGGCTGCTTCTGCCAGAGTATGTATTATTAATCTCTTCTCTCCTGTTCTATGGATCATGTCATGAATGAAGATGTTAACTCTCCTTAATTAGTATTGTTTCTGAAATGTTTACCTTCCATAATGGAAGCAGCATTCACTGAACATCCTTAGGATCATCAATGCGATTCTGGATTTCTATCACGTCATAGGAAGGATTTGTTTTGTTTCCGAACAACCAACTATTCAGCATTTATTTTGTTCTAATTTAGCAAAGTATAGCGTTTGTTTGACTTGTCATAGGATCCCCAACGGAGCTTAATGCAATAAACATAATTTACTTTGTTTGACTTGTCACGCAAGGAGTGTTCAGAGCGTAAGCAAGGTTGGAAAAGCAAAAAGACAAAACAGGATATTTAATCATCattgaattaaaataataaaatcatacatattatttgaatttttttaccAATATCTTGGATATAGACTTCTAGAGATTTTTTCGCCCTACAAAAGGGTTCTGGTTCTGCCTTTACCAATACCAAAAATGTGTTAACACTTAACACACGATTTGAAATGTCTTGTGCAATTCTAACTGGATCAAAATCAAACGAACAATCATTGCTTTGTTTGCTTTGTCACTTGTATATATGTTCAGAAAGTAAAAGAAGGCATATTATAATATTGCAAACATGGAATAGAATGAAGAGTCCTGCCTTGTAGCTTCCTTTATCAAAATTCAAgagtaaatatattaatatatataaggTTGAAATATTCGTCGCGGAGTCACGTGGCATCTTCCTTTCTGTTCGCAATGGGACATACGAAGCAACTACGTATTGACCAGGTCACC
The Arachis stenosperma cultivar V10309 chromosome 7, arast.V10309.gnm1.PFL2, whole genome shotgun sequence genome window above contains:
- the LOC130940592 gene encoding uncharacterized protein LOC130940592; this encodes MEYPNPRGKIMMMKPLLSFCLVSLLLSLLLFIFYSLKPFLLQQFSKTCIFLLCNGLMFFIAINSGLNASPPEEENTLMIVERENSLQDTLEQEDFEDKIVTMVEQQVEREGEPNNSIVIVDGHGAVDTEELNKKCEEFIKKMKAAFNSEARDNRWLVPAYYPPLSLLT